Proteins encoded together in one Pseudomonas oryzicola window:
- the gcvT gene encoding glycine cleavage system aminomethyltransferase GcvT, whose product MSETLLKTPLHALHLELGARMVPFAGYDMPVQYPLGVLKEHLHTREQAGLFDVSHMGQIKLHGSDAAKALESLVPVDILDLPVGMQRYAMFTNEQGGILDDLMVANLGNDTLFLVVNAACKDQDLAHLRTHIGGRCEVQALFEERALLALQGPAAAEVLARLAPEVASMTFMQFRAVKLLGEDCYVSRSGYTGEDGYEISVPVHAAEALARRLLAEPQVQPIGLGARDSLRLEAGLCLYGHDMNSETSPVEASLLWAISKVRRADGARAGGFPGAEAVFAQQRDGVARKRVGLLPQERTPVREGADIVDNKDQPVGKVCSGGFGPTLGAPVAMGYIDSEHAAIDTSLFAVVRGKKVALKVSKMPFVAQRYYRG is encoded by the coding sequence ATGTCCGAAACACTGCTCAAGACCCCGTTGCACGCCCTGCACCTGGAACTGGGTGCGCGCATGGTGCCGTTCGCCGGCTACGACATGCCAGTGCAGTACCCGCTGGGCGTGCTCAAGGAGCACCTGCACACTCGCGAGCAGGCCGGCCTGTTCGATGTCTCGCACATGGGCCAGATCAAGCTGCACGGCAGCGACGCCGCCAAGGCCCTGGAAAGCCTGGTGCCGGTGGATATCCTCGACCTGCCGGTAGGCATGCAGCGCTACGCCATGTTCACCAATGAGCAAGGCGGTATCCTCGACGACCTGATGGTCGCCAACCTGGGCAACGACACCCTGTTCCTGGTAGTCAACGCTGCCTGCAAGGACCAGGACCTGGCCCACCTGCGAACGCATATCGGTGGCCGCTGCGAGGTGCAAGCGCTGTTCGAGGAGCGTGCCCTGCTGGCCCTGCAAGGCCCGGCGGCAGCCGAGGTGCTGGCGCGCCTGGCCCCGGAAGTAGCCAGCATGACCTTCATGCAATTCCGCGCAGTAAAGTTGCTGGGTGAAGACTGCTACGTCAGCCGTTCGGGTTATACCGGCGAAGACGGCTACGAGATTTCGGTACCGGTACACGCCGCCGAAGCCCTGGCCCGCCGCCTGCTGGCCGAGCCGCAAGTGCAGCCGATCGGCCTGGGCGCGCGCGACTCGCTGCGCCTGGAAGCAGGCCTGTGCCTGTACGGCCACGACATGAACAGCGAAACCAGCCCGGTCGAAGCCAGCCTGCTGTGGGCCATTTCCAAGGTCCGCCGGGCCGATGGTGCGCGTGCTGGCGGCTTCCCGGGCGCCGAGGCCGTCTTCGCCCAGCAACGCGATGGCGTGGCGCGCAAACGAGTGGGCCTGTTGCCGCAGGAACGTACGCCAGTACGCGAAGGCGCTGACATTGTCGATAACAAAGATCAACCGGTAGGCAAAGTGTGCAGTGGCGGCTTTGGCCCGACACTCGGCGCACCGGTCGCAATGGGTTATATCGATAGCGAACATGCAGCAATCGACACGTCACTGTTTGCCGTGGTGCGTGGCAAGAAGGTGGCTTTGAAAGTCAGCAAAATGCCTTTCGTGGCGCAACGTTACTACCGAGGCTGA
- a CDS encoding L-serine ammonia-lyase — MSLSVFDLFKIGIGPSSSHTVGPMRAAARFAEGLRRDGLLARTVSVKAELYGSLGATGKGHGSDKAVLLGLEGEHPDSVDTDTIPARLQAIRDNGRINLLGEHSIAFIEKQHLAMIRKPLEYHPNGMIFRAFDEAGLQIRSREYYSVGGGFVVDEDAAGHDRIVEDRTPLAYPFKTAKELLGHCTAQDLAISQVMLANEAAWRPEAETRTGLLRIWQVMQGCVDAGCRHEGILPGGLKVKRRAPALYRQLSSHPEASLRDALSVLDWVNLYALAVNEENANGGRVVTAPTNGAAGIVPAVLHYYMRFVPGASENGVVRFLLTAAAIGILYKENASISGAEVGCQGEVGVACSMAAGALCEVMGGSVQQVENAAEIGMEHNLGLTCDPIGGLVQVPCIERNAMGSVKAINAVRMALRGDGQHYVSLDKVIRTMRQTGADMKSKYKETARGGLAVNIIEC; from the coding sequence ATGTCACTGAGCGTCTTCGACCTGTTCAAGATCGGCATCGGCCCCTCCAGCTCCCACACGGTCGGCCCGATGCGCGCTGCTGCACGGTTCGCCGAGGGGCTGCGCCGTGACGGCCTGCTTGCCCGTACCGTCAGCGTCAAGGCCGAGCTGTATGGCTCGCTGGGCGCCACCGGCAAGGGCCACGGCAGTGACAAGGCCGTGTTGCTGGGTCTTGAAGGCGAACACCCCGACAGCGTCGATACCGATACCATCCCCGCCCGCCTGCAGGCGATCCGCGACAACGGCCGCATCAACCTGCTCGGTGAGCACAGCATCGCATTCATCGAAAAGCAGCACCTGGCGATGATCCGCAAACCACTGGAGTACCACCCCAACGGCATGATCTTCCGCGCCTTCGACGAGGCCGGCCTGCAGATCCGCAGCCGCGAGTACTACTCGGTGGGCGGTGGTTTCGTGGTCGACGAGGACGCTGCCGGCCACGACCGCATCGTCGAGGACCGTACGCCGCTGGCTTACCCGTTCAAGACCGCCAAGGAGCTGCTTGGCCATTGCACCGCGCAAGATCTGGCGATAAGCCAGGTGATGCTGGCCAATGAAGCGGCCTGGCGCCCGGAGGCGGAAACTCGTACCGGCCTGTTGCGCATCTGGCAGGTGATGCAGGGTTGCGTTGACGCCGGCTGCCGGCATGAAGGCATCCTGCCGGGTGGGCTGAAGGTCAAGCGCCGGGCACCGGCGCTGTACCGCCAACTGAGCAGCCATCCGGAAGCCAGCCTGCGCGATGCCCTGTCGGTACTCGACTGGGTCAACCTCTACGCCCTGGCAGTCAACGAGGAAAACGCCAACGGCGGACGTGTGGTCACCGCGCCCACCAATGGCGCCGCAGGCATCGTTCCGGCGGTGCTGCACTACTACATGCGCTTTGTGCCAGGCGCCAGCGAAAACGGGGTGGTGCGCTTCCTCCTCACCGCTGCGGCAATTGGCATCCTGTACAAGGAAAACGCCTCCATCTCCGGTGCCGAAGTGGGCTGTCAGGGCGAGGTCGGCGTGGCCTGCTCGATGGCCGCCGGGGCGCTGTGCGAGGTGATGGGTGGCAGCGTGCAACAAGTGGAAAACGCTGCCGAAATCGGCATGGAACACAACCTGGGCCTGACCTGCGACCCGATTGGCGGGCTGGTCCAGGTACCTTGCATCGAGCGCAACGCCATGGGCTCGGTGAAGGCGATCAATGCGGTGCGCATGGCCTTGCGCGGCGACGGGCAGCACTACGTGTCGCTCGACAAGGTCATCCGCACCATGCGCCAGACCGGCGCCGACATGAAAAGCAAATACAAAGAGACCGCCCGAGGCGGCCTGGCCGTCAACATCATCGAATGTTGA
- the lptF gene encoding LPS export ABC transporter permease LptF has protein sequence MIVFRYLSREVLVTLSAVSAVLLVIIMSGRFIKYLAQAAQGVLDPSVLFLIMGFRLPGFLQLILPLGLFLGILLAYGRLYLESEMTVLSATGMSQQRLLGLTMAPAALVALLVAWLSLSLAPLGVAQVQQIISQQDALTEFDTLVPGRFQTLRDGSRVTYTEQLSDDRINLAGVFISEKRFNQDKTKDRAPSVLVAEKGHQEIQADGNRYLVLENGYRYDGNPGQADYRAIKYDTYGVLLPKPEVSEEVTEREAIPTSELIGKPDLRERAELQWRLSLPILVFVVTLLAVPLSRVNPRQGRFLKLLPAILLYMAYLTMLISVRGALEKGKLPIALGMWWVHGLFLLIGLGLMYWEPLRLKRAARRAEVARG, from the coding sequence TTGATCGTCTTTCGTTATCTGTCCCGCGAGGTCCTGGTGACCTTGAGCGCCGTCAGCGCCGTGCTGTTGGTGATCATCATGAGCGGGCGCTTCATCAAGTACCTGGCCCAGGCTGCCCAGGGCGTGCTCGACCCGAGCGTGTTGTTCCTGATCATGGGCTTCCGCCTGCCGGGGTTCCTGCAGCTGATCCTGCCTCTGGGGTTGTTCCTGGGTATTCTCCTGGCGTACGGGCGCCTGTACCTGGAAAGCGAGATGACCGTGCTCTCGGCCACTGGCATGAGCCAGCAGCGCCTGTTGGGCCTGACCATGGCACCGGCCGCCCTGGTCGCCCTGCTGGTGGCCTGGCTGAGCCTGAGCCTGGCGCCACTGGGCGTTGCCCAGGTGCAGCAGATCATCAGCCAGCAGGATGCCCTGACCGAGTTCGACACTCTGGTGCCGGGCCGCTTCCAGACCCTGCGCGATGGCTCGCGGGTTACCTACACCGAACAGTTGTCTGACGATCGCATCAACCTGGCCGGGGTGTTCATCTCCGAGAAACGCTTCAACCAGGACAAGACCAAGGACCGCGCTCCGTCGGTGCTGGTCGCCGAAAAAGGCCACCAGGAAATCCAGGCCGACGGCAACCGCTACCTGGTGCTGGAAAACGGCTACCGCTACGACGGCAACCCCGGCCAGGCCGACTACCGCGCCATCAAGTACGACACCTACGGCGTGCTGCTGCCCAAGCCGGAGGTCAGCGAGGAAGTGACCGAGCGCGAAGCCATCCCCACCTCCGAGCTGATCGGCAAGCCGGACCTGCGTGAGCGTGCCGAGCTGCAATGGCGCCTGTCGCTGCCCATCCTGGTGTTCGTCGTCACCCTGCTGGCGGTACCGCTGTCCCGGGTAAATCCACGCCAGGGCCGCTTCCTCAAGCTGCTGCCGGCAATTCTTCTGTACATGGCCTACCTGACAATGCTGATTTCCGTACGCGGCGCCCTCGAAAAGGGCAAATTGCCGATCGCCCTGGGCATGTGGTGGGTCCACGGCCTGTTCCTGCTGATCGGCCTGGGCCTGATGTACTGGGAGCCGCTGCGCCTCAAGCGCGCCGCTCGTCGTGCGGAGGTGGCCCGTGGGTAA
- a CDS encoding DNA polymerase III subunit chi, whose translation MSKVDFYILPTDSLSARLEFACKLCEKAWRLGHRVYLHCQDADQRDLLDQLLWRFKGEAFVPHDLAEAHADARVALGLADDAGDHRDLLINLGVDVPGFVSQFERIAEIVVEEPGIRQSARERFRFYREQGYALQDHRLQRL comes from the coding sequence ATGAGCAAAGTCGACTTCTACATCCTGCCCACCGACTCGCTGTCGGCGCGGCTGGAATTCGCCTGCAAGTTGTGTGAAAAAGCCTGGCGCCTTGGCCATCGGGTCTACCTGCATTGCCAGGATGCCGACCAGCGCGACCTGCTGGACCAGCTCTTGTGGCGCTTCAAGGGCGAGGCTTTCGTGCCCCACGACCTGGCAGAGGCGCATGCCGATGCGCGCGTGGCCCTGGGCCTGGCCGATGACGCAGGCGACCATCGCGACCTGCTGATCAACCTGGGCGTCGACGTGCCGGGCTTCGTCAGCCAGTTCGAGCGTATCGCCGAAATCGTCGTCGAAGAACCTGGCATCCGCCAATCGGCACGTGAGCGATTCCGTTTCTACCGTGAACAGGGCTATGCTCTGCAAGACCACCGCTTACAGCGACTTTGA
- a CDS encoding cold-shock protein, which translates to MAERQNGTVKWFNDEKGYGFITPEQGPDLFVHFRAIEGNGFKSLKEGQKVTFEAVQGQKGMQADKVQVAG; encoded by the coding sequence ATGGCTGAGCGTCAGAACGGTACCGTCAAGTGGTTCAATGACGAAAAAGGTTACGGCTTCATCACCCCAGAACAGGGTCCGGATCTGTTCGTGCACTTCCGCGCTATCGAAGGCAACGGCTTCAAGAGCCTGAAAGAAGGCCAGAAAGTAACCTTCGAAGCAGTTCAGGGCCAAAAAGGCATGCAAGCTGACAAGGTTCAGGTTGCCGGCTAA
- a CDS encoding leucyl aminopeptidase — protein MELVVKSVAAASVKTATLVIPVGENRKLGAVAKAVDQACDGAISTVLKRGDLAGKPGQTLLLQSVPGLKAERVLLVGSGKDEALGDRAWRKLVSSVAGVLKGLNGSDAVLALDDIAVNNRDAHYGKYRLLAETLLDGEYAFDRFKSQKAESRALKKVTLLADKAGQADVERAVKHASAIATGMAFTRDLGNLPPNLCHPSFLAEQAKDLGKAHKALKVEVLDEKKIKDLGMGAFYAVGQGSDQPPRLIVLNYQGGKKADKPFVLVGKGITFDTGGISLKPGAGMDEMKYDMCGAASVLGTLRAVLELQLPINLVCLLACAENMPSGGATRPGDIVTTMSGQTVEILNTDAEGRLVLCDTLTYAERFKPQAVIDIATLTGACIVALGSHTSGLMGNNDDLVGQLLDAGKRADDRAWQLPLFDEYQEQLDSPFADMGNIGGPKAGTITAGCFLSRFAKAYDWAHLDIAGTAWVSGGKDKGATGRPVPLLTQYLLDRAGA, from the coding sequence ATGGAACTGGTTGTAAAAAGCGTAGCTGCTGCATCCGTAAAAACCGCCACCCTGGTCATTCCGGTAGGTGAAAACCGCAAGCTCGGCGCCGTGGCCAAGGCCGTCGACCAGGCCTGTGACGGCGCCATCAGTACCGTGCTCAAGCGTGGTGACCTGGCTGGCAAGCCGGGCCAGACCCTGCTGCTGCAGAGCGTCCCCGGCCTGAAGGCCGAACGCGTGCTGCTGGTGGGCAGCGGCAAGGACGAGGCCCTGGGCGACCGCGCCTGGCGCAAACTGGTCAGCAGCGTCGCCGGCGTGCTCAAGGGCCTGAACGGTAGCGATGCAGTGCTGGCCCTGGACGACATTGCGGTCAACAACCGCGATGCCCATTACGGCAAGTACCGCCTGCTGGCCGAAACCCTGCTCGATGGCGAGTACGCGTTCGACCGTTTCAAGAGCCAGAAGGCCGAGTCTCGCGCCCTGAAAAAGGTCACCCTGCTGGCCGACAAGGCCGGCCAGGCCGACGTCGAGCGCGCAGTCAAGCACGCCAGCGCCATCGCCACCGGCATGGCCTTCACCCGCGACCTCGGCAACCTGCCGCCCAACCTGTGCCACCCGAGCTTCCTCGCCGAACAGGCCAAGGACCTGGGCAAGGCGCACAAGGCGCTGAAGGTCGAGGTACTGGACGAGAAGAAGATCAAGGACCTGGGCATGGGCGCGTTCTATGCCGTCGGCCAGGGCAGCGACCAGCCGCCACGCCTGATCGTGCTCAACTACCAGGGCGGCAAGAAGGCCGACAAGCCGTTCGTGCTGGTGGGCAAGGGCATCACCTTCGACACCGGCGGCATCAGCCTCAAGCCGGGTGCCGGCATGGACGAAATGAAATACGACATGTGTGGGGCGGCCAGCGTGCTTGGCACCCTGCGTGCGGTACTGGAGCTCCAACTGCCGATCAACCTGGTGTGCCTGCTGGCCTGCGCCGAAAACATGCCGAGCGGCGGCGCCACCCGCCCAGGTGACATTGTCACTACCATGAGCGGCCAGACCGTGGAAATCCTCAACACTGACGCCGAAGGCCGCCTGGTGCTGTGCGACACCCTGACCTACGCCGAACGCTTCAAGCCGCAGGCGGTGATCGACATCGCCACCCTCACCGGCGCCTGCATCGTCGCCCTGGGCAGCCATACCTCCGGCCTGATGGGCAACAACGACGACCTGGTCGGCCAGTTGCTCGACGCTGGCAAGCGCGCCGACGACCGCGCCTGGCAGCTGCCGCTGTTCGATGAATACCAGGAGCAGCTGGACAGCCCGTTCGCCGACATGGGCAACATCGGCGGGCCGAAGGCCGGCACCATCACCGCCGGCTGCTTCCTGTCGCGCTTCGCCAAGGCCTACGACTGGGCACACCTGGATATCGCCGGCACGGCCTGGGTCAGCGGTGGCAAGGACAAGGGGGCCACCGGCCGCCCGGTCCCCCTGCTGACCCAGTACCTGCTGGACCGCGCTGGCGCCTGA
- the lptG gene encoding LPS export ABC transporter permease LptG, protein MGKLDRYIGQSVLLAILAVLGIILGLASLFAFIDEMSDLSDTYSVMEAGNFVLLTAPRRLYEMLPMAALIGCLIGLGSLASSSELTIMRAAGVSIGRIVWAVMKPMLVLMLVGLLIGEYVAPVTENKAQADRSLAQGGGEAQSSKRGMWHRQGDEFVHINAVQPNGLLLGVTRYRFDNERKIVSSSFARRAQYQDDHWLLADVRTTFFRGDHTEVVNTPQERWDVSLTPQLLNTVVLAPESLSITGLWDYIHYLSDQGLNNARYWLAFWTKVLQPMVTAALVLMAISFIFGPLRSVTLGQRVFTGVLVGFVFRIAQDLLGPSSQVFGFPPLLAVVIPAGICALAGLWLLRRAG, encoded by the coding sequence GTGGGTAAGCTCGACCGTTACATCGGCCAGAGCGTGCTGCTGGCCATCCTCGCCGTGCTGGGAATTATCCTTGGCTTGGCCTCGCTGTTCGCCTTCATCGATGAAATGAGCGACCTGAGCGATACTTATTCGGTGATGGAGGCGGGCAACTTCGTTTTGCTGACCGCTCCACGGCGCCTGTACGAAATGCTGCCGATGGCCGCCCTGATCGGTTGCCTTATCGGCCTGGGTAGCCTGGCCAGCAGCAGCGAACTGACCATCATGCGTGCTGCCGGGGTGTCGATCGGCCGCATCGTCTGGGCGGTGATGAAGCCGATGCTGGTGCTGATGCTGGTCGGCCTGCTGATCGGCGAATACGTGGCGCCGGTGACCGAGAACAAGGCCCAGGCCGACCGCTCGCTGGCCCAGGGGGGGGGTGAGGCACAGAGCTCCAAGCGAGGCATGTGGCACCGCCAGGGTGACGAGTTCGTGCATATCAACGCCGTGCAGCCCAACGGCCTGCTGCTGGGGGTGACCCGCTACCGCTTCGACAACGAACGCAAGATCGTCAGCTCGAGTTTCGCCCGCCGCGCACAGTACCAGGACGACCACTGGCTGCTTGCCGACGTGCGCACCACCTTCTTCCGTGGCGATCATACCGAAGTCGTGAACACACCACAGGAGCGTTGGGATGTTTCGCTCACGCCGCAGTTGCTCAATACCGTGGTCCTGGCACCGGAGTCGCTATCGATTACCGGTTTGTGGGATTACATCCACTACTTGTCCGACCAGGGCCTGAACAACGCGCGTTACTGGCTGGCGTTCTGGACCAAGGTGTTGCAACCGATGGTGACTGCGGCGCTGGTGCTGATGGCGATTTCCTTCATCTTCGGCCCGCTGCGTTCGGTAACCCTTGGCCAGCGCGTGTTCACCGGTGTGCTGGTAGGCTTCGTGTTCCGCATCGCCCAGGACCTGCTGGGGCCGTCGAGCCAGGTGTTCGGCTTCCCGCCGCTGTTGGCGGTGGTCATTCCGGCGGGTATCTGTGCGCTGGCAGGGTTGTGGTTGTTGCGCCGGGCCGGTTGA
- a CDS encoding DNA polymerase III subunit chi, with protein MDKPSPLPDSAHLLDDLESIRQLLGDADLQPPLLTETVEQIPLLLEAAPDTPTPLAEPVEPDAVDDPQTRRQDTLLHLESELRAAAQMIMQDVINDFTPHIENEIKRRLDARIERLIKRSE; from the coding sequence ATGGACAAACCCTCCCCGCTACCCGATTCCGCCCACCTGCTCGATGACCTCGAGTCGATCCGCCAGTTGCTTGGCGATGCCGACCTGCAACCGCCACTGCTGACCGAGACGGTCGAACAGATTCCCTTGCTGCTGGAAGCAGCGCCCGACACCCCCACACCGCTGGCCGAGCCGGTCGAACCCGACGCCGTGGACGACCCGCAGACTCGGCGCCAGGACACCCTGCTGCACCTGGAAAGCGAGCTGCGTGCCGCGGCGCAGATGATCATGCAGGACGTGATCAACGACTTTACCCCGCACATCGAAAACGAGATCAAACGCCGGCTCGATGCGCGGATCGAGCGGTTGATCAAGCGTTCCGAGTGA
- a CDS encoding RDD family protein, translated as MSKPLLVPQGDFPPVGLGRRLAAMFYDFLLCTALLIVTAGAYKMIQMAIIGEARMRELTEAGALDGDPLLSTLLLFALFGFFAKFWTHGGQTLGMQVWGVRVQNADGTAISLWQALLRFVVSIASWLCLGLGFFWALIDKRKRGWHDIYSESQLVRVPKQKK; from the coding sequence ATGTCCAAGCCTCTGCTCGTACCCCAAGGGGATTTTCCACCGGTCGGCCTGGGCCGGCGCCTGGCGGCGATGTTCTACGACTTTTTGCTGTGCACGGCACTGCTGATCGTGACCGCTGGCGCCTACAAGATGATCCAGATGGCGATCATCGGCGAAGCACGCATGCGCGAGCTGACCGAGGCCGGTGCGCTGGATGGCGATCCGCTACTGTCGACGCTACTGCTGTTTGCCCTGTTCGGCTTTTTTGCCAAGTTCTGGACCCATGGCGGCCAGACCCTGGGCATGCAGGTGTGGGGGGTGCGGGTGCAGAACGCCGATGGCACGGCCATCAGCCTGTGGCAGGCGCTGTTGCGCTTCGTGGTGTCGATCGCCTCGTGGCTGTGCCTGGGGCTGGGTTTCTTCTGGGCGTTGATCGACAAGCGCAAGCGCGGCTGGCATGACATCTATTCGGAAAGCCAGCTAGTGCGGGTGCCGAAGCAGAAGAAGTGA
- a CDS encoding valine--tRNA ligase, translating into MDKTYQPHAIETSWYNTWESENYFAPQGAGESYTIMIPPPNVTGSLHMGHGFNNAIMDALIRFRRMQGRDTLWQPGTDHAGIATQMLVERQLEAKGQNRHDLGREKFLEKVWEWKDQSGGNISRQIRRLGSSVDWSRERFTMDDGLSEAVKEAFVRLHEDGLIYRGKRLVNWDTKLHTAISDLEVENHDEKGHLWNLRYPLADGAKTAEGKDYLVVATTRPETLLGDAAVAVNPNDERYQALIGKFVELPLVGRRIPIIADDYCDPEFGTGCVKITPAHDFNDYEVGKRHNLPLLNIFDKNAFVLASAQAFNLDGSVNEQVDTRLPAQYANLDRFVARKQIVADLDAQGLLVSIDDHALKVPKGDRSGTVIEPWLTDQWYVSTKPLAEPAIAAVEDGRIQFVPKQYENMYFSWMRDIQDWCISRQLWWGHRIPAWYDEAGQVYVGRNEQEVRAKHNLGADVALRQDDDVLDTWFSSGLWTFSTLGWPEQTEFLKKFHSTDVLVTGFDIIFFWVARMIMLTMHLIKNEDGTPQVPFKTVYVHGLVRDGQGQKMSKSKGNVLDPLDIVDGITLDALLEKRTSGMMQPKLAEKIAKQTKAEFPEGIASYGTDALRFTFCSLASTGRDIKFDMGRVEGYRNFCNKIWNAARYVLDKGEDCGQNGEAVELSLADRWIISQLQRTEAEVTRQLEQFRFDLASQALYEFIWNQYCDWYLELSKPVLWDENAPVERARGTRRTLVRVLEVALRLAHPFMPFITEEIWQRIAPLAGISGKTIMLQPWPVANESRIDPTAEGDIEWLKELMVGLRNIRAEMNIGPGKPLPLFLKNANADDQRRLQENEALLKKLAKVESFTVLSDADEAPLSATALVGDLQVLVPMAGLIDKDAELARLNKEIQRLQGEVARVGGKLSNAAFVDKAPPAVIEKERAKLAESEQALANFTEQHARIAAL; encoded by the coding sequence ATGGATAAGACCTACCAGCCGCACGCCATCGAAACTTCCTGGTACAACACCTGGGAGTCCGAGAACTATTTCGCCCCACAAGGTGCAGGCGAGTCCTACACCATCATGATCCCGCCGCCGAACGTGACCGGCAGCCTGCACATGGGCCACGGCTTCAACAACGCGATCATGGACGCCCTGATCCGTTTCCGCCGCATGCAAGGCCGCGACACCCTGTGGCAGCCCGGCACCGACCACGCCGGTATCGCCACCCAGATGCTGGTCGAGCGCCAGCTCGAGGCCAAAGGCCAGAACCGGCATGACCTGGGCCGCGAAAAGTTCCTGGAAAAGGTCTGGGAATGGAAGGACCAGTCGGGCGGCAACATCAGCCGGCAGATTCGCCGCCTGGGTTCGTCGGTGGACTGGAGCCGCGAGCGCTTCACCATGGACGACGGCCTGTCCGAAGCAGTCAAGGAAGCCTTCGTGCGCCTGCACGAGGACGGCCTGATCTACCGCGGCAAGCGCCTGGTCAACTGGGATACCAAACTGCACACGGCCATCTCCGACCTCGAAGTGGAAAACCACGACGAGAAGGGCCACCTGTGGAACCTGCGCTACCCGCTGGCCGACGGCGCCAAGACCGCCGAAGGCAAGGATTACCTGGTCGTCGCCACCACCCGTCCGGAAACCCTGCTGGGTGACGCCGCGGTAGCGGTCAACCCGAACGACGAGCGCTACCAGGCGCTGATCGGCAAGTTCGTCGAACTGCCGCTGGTCGGCCGTCGCATCCCGATCATCGCCGACGACTATTGCGACCCCGAGTTCGGTACCGGTTGCGTGAAGATCACCCCGGCCCACGACTTCAATGACTACGAAGTTGGCAAGCGCCACAACCTGCCACTGCTGAACATCTTCGACAAGAACGCCTTCGTGCTGGCCAGCGCCCAGGCCTTCAACCTCGACGGCAGCGTCAACGAACAGGTCGACACCCGCCTGCCGGCCCAGTACGCCAACCTCGACCGCTTCGTCGCGCGCAAGCAGATTGTCGCCGACCTGGACGCCCAGGGTCTGCTGGTGAGCATCGACGACCACGCCCTGAAGGTGCCGAAAGGCGACCGTTCGGGCACCGTCATCGAGCCATGGCTGACCGACCAGTGGTACGTCTCCACCAAACCGCTGGCAGAACCTGCCATCGCCGCCGTGGAAGATGGCCGCATCCAGTTCGTGCCCAAGCAATACGAGAACATGTACTTCTCGTGGATGCGCGACATCCAGGACTGGTGCATCAGCCGCCAGCTGTGGTGGGGCCACCGCATCCCGGCGTGGTACGACGAGGCCGGCCAGGTCTATGTCGGCCGCAACGAGCAGGAAGTGCGCGCCAAACACAACCTGGGCGCTGACGTGGCCCTGCGCCAGGATGACGACGTGCTCGATACCTGGTTCAGTTCCGGCCTGTGGACTTTCTCCACCCTGGGCTGGCCGGAGCAGACCGAGTTCCTCAAGAAGTTCCACTCCACCGATGTGCTGGTGACCGGCTTCGACATCATCTTCTTCTGGGTTGCGCGCATGATCATGCTGACCATGCACCTGATCAAGAACGAGGACGGCACCCCGCAGGTACCGTTCAAGACCGTGTACGTGCACGGCCTGGTGCGTGACGGCCAGGGCCAGAAGATGTCCAAGTCCAAAGGCAACGTGCTGGACCCGCTGGATATCGTCGACGGCATCACCCTCGACGCCCTGCTGGAAAAACGCACCAGCGGCATGATGCAGCCGAAGCTGGCCGAGAAGATCGCCAAGCAGACCAAGGCCGAGTTCCCTGAAGGCATTGCCAGCTACGGCACCGATGCCCTGCGCTTCACCTTCTGCTCGCTGGCCTCCACCGGCCGCGACATCAAGTTCGACATGGGCCGCGTCGAAGGCTACCGCAACTTCTGCAACAAGATCTGGAACGCCGCCCGCTACGTGCTGGACAAGGGCGAGGACTGCGGCCAGAACGGCGAAGCCGTCGAACTGTCGCTGGCCGACCGCTGGATCATCTCGCAGTTGCAGCGTACCGAAGCCGAAGTGACCCGCCAGCTGGAACAGTTCCGCTTCGACCTGGCCAGCCAGGCGCTGTACGAGTTCATCTGGAACCAGTACTGCGACTGGTACCTGGAGTTGTCCAAGCCGGTATTGTGGGACGAGAACGCACCGGTCGAACGCGCCCGTGGCACCCGTCGTACCCTGGTACGCGTGCTGGAAGTGGCACTGCGCCTGGCGCATCCGTTCATGCCGTTCATCACCGAAGAGATCTGGCAACGCATTGCGCCGCTGGCGGGCATCAGCGGCAAGACCATCATGCTGCAGCCATGGCCGGTGGCCAATGAAAGCCGCATCGACCCGACCGCCGAAGGTGACATCGAATGGCTCAAGGAGCTGATGGTCGGCCTGCGCAACATCCGCGCCGAGATGAACATCGGCCCGGGCAAACCACTGCCATTGTTCCTGAAGAATGCCAACGCCGACGACCAGCGTCGTCTGCAGGAAAACGAAGCCCTGCTGAAGAAGCTGGCCAAGGTCGAGTCGTTCACCGTGCTGAGCGATGCCGATGAAGCACCGCTGTCGGCCACCGCCCTGGTCGGTGACCTGCAGGTGCTGGTACCAATGGCCGGCCTGATCGACAAGGATGCCGAACTGGCGCGCCTGAACAAGGAAATCCAGCGCCTGCAAGGTGAAGTGGCACGCGTGGGTGGCAAACTGTCCAACGCGGCCTTCGTCGACAAGGCTCCGCCTGCGGTGATCGAGAAGGAACGCGCCAAGCTGGCCGAGTCCGAACAGGCCCTGGCCAACTTCACCGAGCAGCACGCGCGGATTGCGGCGCTGTAA